In the Nitrososphaerota archaeon genome, TGAACCAGCGGCAATGACTGTCCTCAGTCCACGCAATGACGAACACCATCACCACATACATAGAGAGGGACAATAGTTGGATACAGACCATGTTACGATAATAGAAGAATCTGTCTTCGCGGTATCAAGCCGTGCCGGGAATATCAGGTCGAGAACCGTTGAAGGACTCTATGCTCACGACACCCGTTTCCTTTCAAACTTCGGACTAGCCTTAGAGGGGCTTACTCTAGAGCCCGTGGGAGCGAATCAGCTTGATCATTCAATGGCCACCTTCTACGCAAGCTCAAGAAGAACAAGAAAACTCCCCTCCTCAGCCTTCAGCGTCATACGTGACCGATACGTAAGCAACGGATTATACGAAGACATCTACATAATGAACCACACCACCAAAACCAGCTCCCTGCAGGTTGCGATAACATGCGACGCTGACTTCGCAGACGTATTCGAAGTGCGTTTAGGCCCCGCGATCAGCAAAGAAGGAAAGGTGACAATTGAGGAAAGAGAAGGCCAAGATCTCTGTCTACACTATCAGAGAGGAGAGTTCACCAGGGAAACTTGGGTGAAGTTCTCAGCAGAGCCACAGGTGCATGGTAAAACCTCAATCTTCGACGTAACTCTCCCCCCAAAAGGGGTTTGGAAGACCTGCGTAACCATCCTCCCCGTCGTAGGGGTTCCGCCTAAATCGACGGGTTGCGTGCAGAACATCTTAGGCTCCCCATTCAGCCCCTACAGGCCGCGTGAAGAAGCCAGAATAGAATCGCTTAGACAAATTGTTCGGGAAGCACCGTTCGAATACAGTTTACCAAGGCTGGAGACGGACTATCATGATCTCCGCCAAATCTACCAGCAGGCTTTAGCAGATCTCAGGGCCCTCAGGCTCGAATACCTTCCCGGCTACTACATTTTGGCCGCTGGTGTCCCGTGGTTCATGACACTCTTCGGCCGAGACTCCACCATCGCAGCGATACAGACAAAAATACTCGGACCCGAATTCATGATCGGCACCCTGTACACGCTTGCAAGTCTTCAGGCAGACAAGTACGATGCTTTCCGTGAAGCTGAACCCGGCAAGATTCCTCACGAAGTACGCAAAGGAGAGTTATCTGTCCTCGAGGTTGTTCCGCACTCCAGCTACTTCGGCAGCGTAGATGCTACCCCTCTCTTCCCAGTACTGCTCTGGGAAGCATACCGGTGGACAGATAGCGTAAAGATGCTTCAACAGCTAATGCCTGCTGCAGAGAAAGCCCTCAACTGGATCGATCAGTACGGAGATTTGGATGGCGACGGCTTCGTAGAGTATCAGCTCAGAACAAGGAACGGGTTGAGAAATCAGGGATGGAAAGATTCAAGAGATTCGATATCATTCGCCAACGGGAAGCTCGCGCCGCCACCTATAGCTCTATGCGAGGTTCAAGGCTACGTTTACGACGCTAAACGCAAGATGGCTGACCTATACAAAGTTCTAGGAAACACTAGCAAAGCAGACGAACTGGAGCTTCAAGCTGAGGATCTAAAGAGGAGATTCAATGAAGTCTTCTGGATGCCGAATGAGAAGTTCTTCGCTGTGGCGCTGGATCAGCATAAACACAGGGTGGACAGCATCACCTCCAACCCCGGTCACTGCCTCTGGAGCGGCATCATCGACGAAGTAAAGGCTCCTCTAGTGGTGAAACGGCTGATGGAACCGGATATGTTCGGAGGCTGGGGCATAAGAACACTCTCAACAGAAATGGTGCGGTACAACCCTCTCTCATACCATAACGGAAGCGTTTGGCCGCATGACAACTCCCTGATAGCAGCAGGCATGGCTCAATACGGCTTCTACAACGAGGCGAAGACAATCGCGCTATCACTCTTCGAGGCTGCCTCAACATTCCCACGATACCGCCTGCCAGAACTGTTCGCAGGCTACCCTAGACGTGAATACTCCTTCCCAGCACCGTATCCTGCAGCCAACTCCCCACAAGCATGGGCCACTGGAGCAATAATCTACATGCTTGAAATGCTCCTCGGCATCTCGCCTG is a window encoding:
- a CDS encoding amylo-alpha-1,6-glucosidase; this translates as MDTDHVTIIEESVFAVSSRAGNIRSRTVEGLYAHDTRFLSNFGLALEGLTLEPVGANQLDHSMATFYASSRRTRKLPSSAFSVIRDRYVSNGLYEDIYIMNHTTKTSSLQVAITCDADFADVFEVRLGPAISKEGKVTIEEREGQDLCLHYQRGEFTRETWVKFSAEPQVHGKTSIFDVTLPPKGVWKTCVTILPVVGVPPKSTGCVQNILGSPFSPYRPREEARIESLRQIVREAPFEYSLPRLETDYHDLRQIYQQALADLRALRLEYLPGYYILAAGVPWFMTLFGRDSTIAAIQTKILGPEFMIGTLYTLASLQADKYDAFREAEPGKIPHEVRKGELSVLEVVPHSSYFGSVDATPLFPVLLWEAYRWTDSVKMLQQLMPAAEKALNWIDQYGDLDGDGFVEYQLRTRNGLRNQGWKDSRDSISFANGKLAPPPIALCEVQGYVYDAKRKMADLYKVLGNTSKADELELQAEDLKRRFNEVFWMPNEKFFAVALDQHKHRVDSITSNPGHCLWSGIIDEVKAPLVVKRLMEPDMFGGWGIRTLSTEMVRYNPLSYHNGSVWPHDNSLIAAGMAQYGFYNEAKTIALSLFEAASTFPRYRLPELFAGYPRREYSFPAPYPAANSPQAWATGAIIYMLEMLLGISPERERTNWEAHINGISIFLNGVRYRTPKQITQQ